ATAATTGCCGTATGTTCAACTACTTCATCAATAATTTTTTTATTAAAATCTAAAACAGCCATTGCAATTGCCTTATCATGATCTGAATATTTTTCTCTGGCATTATTTAAAATATATTCTGGAATTAAATCAAGATGAGGATCAAGACCGACACAAATTCTACTGTCGGTCTTTTTTATCTTATTGATAAGTTTATCTACAAAGGATTTCAGCCTTATCACCTCTATTATCATATACTAATTTTCCTGAACTAAAAGTAATTTCATTTTTACCGGTTAATTTTTGACCGGCAAAAGGTGTATTTTTTCCTTTTGATTTAAATTCATCAGTTTTAACTTCCCATTCTTTATCAGGATCAAAAATTATTAAATCAGCCAAAACTCCTTCTTTTATTCCATCTTTTTTGAGATCAAACAATTCAATTGGTTTTTCATACATTAGTTTCAAAAGGTCTTTATAATCGATTATATTTTCTTTTACAAGATTTGTATTTACCAGAGCAAGAGCTGTTTCTAAACCGGAGATTCCATTTGCAGCATAATTAAATTCTCCAAGTTTATCTTCATAGGTGTGAGGGGCATGATCTGTAGCAATAATATCTATTGTACCTTCAGCAATTCCTTCTTTTAAAGCATCTACATCATTTTGACTTCTAAGAGGAGGATTAACTTTTGTATTAGGATCATATCCTTTTACAGCTTCATCAGTTAGAGAAAAATGGTGAGGAGTTACTTCAGCACTTACATTTACACCTCTCTTTTTAGCATCTGTGACAAGCTCTAAACCTCTTTTAGTACTTAAGTGGGCTATATGAAGTGATGCTCCTGTAAACTCTGCTATCATAATATCACGGGCTATCATCGTCTCTTCTGCAGCAGCAGGAATAGGTTTAAGTCCTAAAATTGTTGAATAATAACCTTCATTCATTACTCCCTCACTTGCTAAATTCAAATCTTCACAGTGACTGATTATCTTCAAGTTAAAGTTATCACCATATTCCATTGCTCTTCTCATAATTTCACTATTCATAACCGGATTTCCATCATCAGACACTGCTTTTACTCCAGCTTCAGCTAAAAAACCGAGCTCTGCTAATTCTTTACCTTCTCGTTTTTTGGTAATACTACCAATTGGCAGGATATCAACAACTGCTTTCTCACCTTCAGATTTTACATATTCCACTGTAGCTGGATTATCAATTGCTGGATTAGTATTTGGCATACAGGCAATTGTAGTAAATCCTCCAGCAGCTGCAGCTTCTGCCCCAGTTTTAATTGTCTCTTTTTCTTCATATCCAGGTTCTCTTAGATGAGTATGCATATCTATTAAACCTGGAAAAATCAT
This is a stretch of genomic DNA from Halanaerobiales bacterium. It encodes these proteins:
- a CDS encoding dihydroorotase, translating into MMKILIKNGHIIDTLENIDGKYDILLKNGKIVQIEKEIESKEAEIIDAKNKMIFPGLIDMHTHLREPGYEEKETIKTGAEAAAAGGFTTIACMPNTNPAIDNPATVEYVKSEGEKAVVDILPIGSITKKREGKELAELGFLAEAGVKAVSDDGNPVMNSEIMRRAMEYGDNFNLKIISHCEDLNLASEGVMNEGYYSTILGLKPIPAAAEETMIARDIMIAEFTGASLHIAHLSTKRGLELVTDAKKRGVNVSAEVTPHHFSLTDEAVKGYDPNTKVNPPLRSQNDVDALKEGIAEGTIDIIATDHAPHTYEDKLGEFNYAANGISGLETALALVNTNLVKENIIDYKDLLKLMYEKPIELFDLKKDGIKEGVLADLIIFDPDKEWEVKTDEFKSKGKNTPFAGQKLTGKNEITFSSGKLVYDNRGDKAEILCR